ACCCCGAGCGTCCGCAGATGTTCGACGACGGGCTGTACAGGCAGACGCTTCGCGCCGCGGCTGCGGATCGGCCTGACTTCTACGTGACGATCGGCGACGACTTCAGCGTGGACCGGTTTCGCAGCGTCACTGCCGCGCAGGTGGAGGAGGTCTACCGCGCTCAGCGCGGGTTCCTGAGCCTCGTCGGCGCGCCGCTGTTCCTCGTCAACGGTAACCACGAGCAGGCCGCCTTGTGCAACCTCGACGGCACCCCGAACAACGTGGCGGTCTGGGCCGGGAGCTTCCGCAACAAGTACTTCCCCGAGCCTGCACCCGACGGCTTCTACACCGGCGACGCGAGGCCCGTGGAAGGCGTTGGCCTGTTGAGGGATTACTATGCCTGGACCTGGGGCGATGCGCTCTTCGTCGTGCTTGATCCCTACTGGCACTCGCCGCAGCCTGTGGACAACCTCTTCGGCACCCGGGAGAAAGGGCCCCGGGACTTGTGGACGGTAACCCTTGGTGAGGACCAGTACCGGTGGTTCAAGCAAACGCTGCAGCAGAGTAAAGCGAGGTACAAGTTCGTCTTCGCCCATCATGTAAGCGGCACCGGTCGCGGAGGAATCGAGCAAGCGGGGCTCTACGAATGGGGCGGATTGAACAGGAGGGGCGTGTCGGAGTTCGCGCAGAGACGGCCCGGTTGGGAGGCGCCGATCCAGCAGTTGATGGCCGGGAACGGTGTGACCATCTTCTTCCAGGGTCATGATCATATCCTCGTGAAGCAGCAGCTCGACGGCGTCATCTACCAGACCTTACCGCTGCCGGCTGATCCCTACTACACTCTCTACAACCGTGACGCCTACCTGTCGGGCGATGCACTTCCGGGGTCTGGCCGCGTGCGGGTGACCGTTTCGCCTGCGAAGGTGACGGTGGCCTATGTGCGCTCCTATCTGCCGAAGGACGAGACAGCCGAGCACAAGGACGGTGAGGTGGCCTACAGCTATGAAGTGGTCCCTCCTCGTTAGGTGGAGCATGGCCGCCTGCTGTCTTCCTCTGGTGCTGCCGACGCAGGCGGTGTCACAGTCTGCCCCTACCCAGGCGGCAGGGACGCAGGCTCTTGCGCCCTGTTTCCGCACCGACGTGCCGGCCCATCCCTTCGACCTGATCCTGGGGCGGCCGACCAACACCTCGGTGACCGCCAGTGTGCTGTCCTACACGCAGGCTGAAGCGTACCTGGAAGGAGGGACGCGGCCCGGCAACTACACGGTGCACTCGCAGACTGTCCAGCTTCCGGCGGGCGAACCGGTCTCGATCGTGCTGCAGTCACTCCTGCCCGACACGGCGTACTACTATCGCCTGCAGCGCCGTGAGGGTGGAGGAGCCTTCGCAGCCAGCGACGAGTTCCACTTCCACACGCAACGTCCGCCGGGCAGCACCTTCACCTTCACCGTCATCGCCGACTCGCACCTCGACGAGCGCACGGACACAGCGCTGTACCAGACCACCTTGCGCAACGCCCTCGCCGAGGCGCCGGACTTTCACCTCGACCTCGGTGACACCTTCATGGCCGAGAAGGTCCGCGGTCTGGGAGAGGCGATCGCGCCGATGTACCTGGCGCAGCGCTACTACCTCGGTCTGCTGTGCCGCTGCGCGCCGCTGTTCTTCGTGACCGGGAACCACGACGAGGTCGTTGGAGGTCAGGACACGCAGGCGATCGAGCTGCGCCGGAAGCACCTGCCCAATCCGCTGCCGGACGGCTTCTACTCAGGCGACCGGAGCGCCGGGACCGCCAACTACTACGCCTGGACCTGGGGCGACGCGCTCTTCGTCGTGCTCGACCCCTTCACGTACTCCTCGGGGCGCATCAGGACGCCGCAGGAGAACTGGAATCGGACGCTGGGAGAGGCACAGTACCGGTGGCTGCAGCGGACCCTCGAGGCCAGCCAGGCACGCTACAAGTTCGTCTTCCTCCACAACCTCGTGGGAGGGCTGGACAAGGACGGTCGCGGCGGGGTTGAGGCTGCGCCCTACTTCGAGTGGGGCGGGCACAACCTTGACGGCTCGGACGGGTTTCCGGAGAGACGGCCCGGCTGGGAACTGCCGATTCACCAGTTGCTCGTGCGCCACAAGGTGACCGCGGTCTTTCATGGCCACGATCACTTCTACGCACGGCAGGAGCTCGACGGGATCGTGTACCAGGAAGTGCCGCAGCCGGGCTGGGTCGGTGGCGAACGGGTGAAGGAGGCTGCCGGCTACGGCTATCGGAGCGGTCAGATACTCCCCAGCTCCGGACATCTGCACGTGAAGGTCACACCTGGGGCGGCTACCATCGACTATGTGCGGTCTTACCTGCCGGCACAGGAGGCCCGCGGTCGCAAGAACGGTCTGGTTGCTGACTCCTGCCGCCTAACCCCGATACCGTGAGGTGTGCCGTCGCTCTGCAGTCGCTCAGGGCAGGTCGTAGACCACGAACACGCCATCGAGCGCCGGGACCGTCACCTGCGCGCCCACCTTCTCGCCGGAGAGGAGCAGCTTGCCCTCCCGGCCCTGGGCGCGGAGGGTCACCTCGACGGGCTTCAGGCTCCGGTTCGTGAGGCCCACCAGGAGCTTGCCCTTCCCGGCGAAGGCCCTGTGGAAGACCTCGGCAGGACCGCTGACCTCGACCAGCGAGTCGGCCCGTCGACCATCCCACACGATGTCCTGCGTCGCCTCCAGCAGACGCGCGAGCTCGGACAGCAGCGTGTAGTGCCGCCCGTCGAAGAAGGGCAGCATCCAGAAGTCCAGGCCACGCACGCCCTGGGCAAGATGGGTCTTCGCCTGCCAGCGCAGGTAGTCGGGGTTGGTGTAGGAGTCCAGGAATCCGGCGCCAAGGTTCAGACAGGGCGCCAGCGGCACGCCCTGGGGGTTGTCGACAGTCGCTTCCACGCGGTTGAAGGCCCAGGTCAGGCCAAAGGGCCGGCTCCAGGTGTCCTCGTCCTGTGGGTAGACGCCGTTGGCCATGCTCGCGTAGTCCAGGTGGCCGAGGAACTCGCGCAGGTCGTAGCCGTACTCGAGCTCTTCCTGCAGGCGGTCGCGGTAGGTCTGCTCCTGCGGCCCCGAGGCCTGGTGCTCGTACAGCGACATCGTGAACCACGAGAAGAGGCGTGCCTGCGGGTTGCCGGCCTTGATTGCCTCGCGAATCGCTGCAACGTGACGGCCGCCGTTCCAGACGTGGAAGTGCAGCCAGCGGTCATGCAGCGCCCCCTTCGGCAGCACGTCCTGCGGCCACTTCAGCCCCTCAGCGGGGAGCTTCTCGTGCTCGAGGAAGGCGGCCTTGCAGCGCGGGCAGAAGCACTGGTGATGGACGCCCTCGTGGTCGAGATCGAAGCCGTCCCAGCCCTCGTCCTTGAGGCGGCTGGTGATCGGCCCAAACACTTCCTCGACATGCTCGGCCGCGTAGGTCGGGCACCACTGGAAGGCGCTGCGTCGGCGATCACCGAGGACCGGCTTGCCGTCGGCGCCCTGGAGAGCCTTCGTCAGGTCGGTGGTGGCGCTCGGGTAGACGGTGGTGTCGTAGTTCCACATGCTCGCGAGGCTCACCAACATCCCCCGGGCACGCGCCTCGGGAATCTCGGCCGCCTCAGACAGGACCAGGCGCGACACACCCAGGGCCGCCATCTGCGCATCCGTGGACCTGCGGAGCTGCTCCTCCAGCGGCGTCTCCTCCTCGGCGGAGGCGGCGGTTACTGTTCGGTAGGCCCACACCCCCAGCATCGACCGCCGGGGTTGTGGTGCAGCAGGAGGTGTGGGCAGCACCGTCAGCGCCGCCGAGGTCAGTTCGCCCTCGCCGCCCTGAGACAGCGACTGCCAGTACATGCGGTAGACCCCGGGCGCGGTCTTGCACCGCAGATAGAGGGTCAGCGGGTGCCCGCCGAAGGTGTGCCATTGCGTCTCCGGGGCAACGGAAGCACTCTCGGGGAAGGTGAAGACATAGCGCGTGAGGGTCTGGCCGTCGCGCTGCTGTGTGCTGGTCTCAAGGCGGATCCGCTTGCTCCAGCCCTCGGCGTAGGGCAGGTAGGTCGTGACGAGCTCAACGCCGGCCGGGACCTCCAGCCTCAGTCCAAGCTGCACGGCACCGGCTGCGTCTTCATTGCGGGTGTAGAAGCTGACGCGGTGGAAGCAGTCCTGGCACAGAAACAGGCCCTTGCGCTCCTTGAGGTTCGGCGAGAAGTCCCACTGGAGTTTGCGTGCGTCATTGGGTGCGACCCGTGGTGTGCTCAGCGTGAGGGGCATGCGCTCGGCACCGATGAGTATCTGCGCGTCACGCAGCAGGGCTTCCTCGGCGGCGGCAACATGGGTGATGCGCACGGTGTTCTCGCCCGGCTTCACGAGCTTGCTGAGGTCGAAGAGGTAGCCAAGGCCTCCAAGCTCCTGGCGGTCGCCGGATTCGAAGGCCGGCTGCGCAGGCAAGGCAAAGGACTTCGGTGCGTAGACCTCGGTGCCCCGCTCCCAATACTCGGCCGCCTTGTTGACTGACGCCTCGCGCCCGAGCGGCTGACCGTTGAGGGTGAAGCGCAGGACGCCGCCCGAGTGACTCAGGGCGCGGTACCGCAGCATGGCCTGCAGGTACAGGTAGACCGGCTTGGCGTGCCCCTCCGGCAGCACGAAGCGGCCCTCGGTGAAGTAGGCCGAAGGGAGACGCAGGGAGACACCTTGCGGGCCGGAGTTGAGGGCCGCGATCAGCTCCTCCTCCGCCGCCGGACAGGGCGTAGTCAGCATCGCACTCAGGGCGATCAGGGCCGGCCAGTAGCGAGACATGCTTCAGTACCTCTCCTCAGGCGCAAGGGAACTGTAGGGCTCGGGCATCGCCTCGTGTTTCCCGTCGCCCGAGGCCTCGTCCTTCTCGCGAATCCTGCCCTCTCCAGAGTCCGAAGGCGCGAGAGAGGGAGTGCAGGAGTCCGCACCGCCGCTGTTGAAGAGCCCCAGGGCAGGGGAGAGTTGCTCCTGCCCGAACGCGGGCCGATCAGCCCCAGAGCCGAAGGGAGAGGGCCGAACTGTTCATCGACTGTCACTGCCACGCGTACCGCAAGCTCCCGCCGATCTACTCCTTCTCCACCGCCGAGCAGGTCATCGAGCGTTTCGACGCCCTGGGCATTGAGAAGGGTGCGCTGCTGCCCATCGTCAGCCCTGAGATCTACCTGCCGCAGGCCAACGAGGACATCCTCGACATGGTCGAGGCGTACCCCGACCGGTTCTTCGCCTTCTGCAACATCGACCCGCGGGCCATCACGAACTCCTCCCATGCGCCGCTCGGGAGACTGCTACAGCATTACAAGGACCTGGGCTGCAAGGGCCTTGGGGAGGTCATGCCGAACCTGCCGGTGATGGACCCGATGGTCCAGAATCTCTTCGCGCATGCCGAGGAGGTCGGGTTGCCGGTCACGTGGGATGGCTCGGATCAGCTCACCGGCGACTTCGGGCTGTATGACGACCCCGGGCTGCCGCAGATGGAGCACACACTCCAGCGATTCCCGAAGCTGACCGTGCTGGGGCATGGCCCGGTCTTCTGGACCGAGATCACTCGTCTGCAGACGCCGGGGGAGAGGGGATACGTGTTCCGCCCGGCTGGTGGACAGGTCGGTCGGATGCCGAGCGGTCCCATCAAGGAAGAGGGCGTGGTGCCCAAACTGATGCGCCTGTACCCGAACCTGTACGGCGACCTGTCCGATGCGTCGCCGTGGAACGCGCTGAACCGCGACCCGGAGTATGGGCCGAAGTTCGTCACCGAGTTCCAGGATCGCCTGCTCTTCGGCACCGACCTGTGCTTCCCCACCATGCGCGTCGATATGGTTGACCTGTTAGTGAACTGGCGCGACGCGGGGAAGATCACCACCGAGGTCTTCAACAAGGTGGCGCGAGAGAACGCGATCAAGCTGTTCGAGCTGGAGTAGACCAAAGACTACCCGGCACAAGCCGGTGGAGGTGTGCTCAAGACCCGATGCCAGAGACTCCGAAGATGATGTTCTCCGATACCTCACGTCTTGGCCGACCCTTTGCCAAGGACCCAGTGGTGGTTCGCTTCGGCGGGAGGTACCTGATGTACTACTCGATCCCGCCCTATGCACCCGAGCTCAAACCCAAGAACGGGCCCGAGGGCCTGAACATTGGTATCGCCGAGAGCCAGGACCTGTACAACTGGCGCAAGATCGGCGAGATCGTGCCCGGGCAAGAGTGCGACCGGACCGGCCTTGGTGCACCGGGCGCCATCGTGCTGGACGGTAAGCTGCACCTGTTCTACCAGACCTACGGGACGGGCAAGCACGACGCGATCTGCCATGCCGTCTCGACCGACGGCGTGGACTTCACCCGCGATCCGAGTAACCCGGTCTTCCATCCGACGGGAGACTGGACCTGCGGTCGCGCCATCGATGCCGATGTGATCGAGCACGAAGGCCGACTGCTGATGCTGTGCGCGACACGGGACCCCGAGATGAAGCGGCAGATGCTGGTCGCCGCCGCTGCGCCTCTGAACTCGGCCTTCTCCCGCAAGGACTGGGTGCAGCTTTGCGACGCGCCGGTCCTGAAGCCGGAGCTGTCCTGGGAGCAGGACTGCATCGAGGCTCCTGCGCTCTGCCGCCGAGGCAAGGACTTGTTCCTGTTCTACGCGGGGGCATACAACAATGCGCCGCAGCAGATCGGCTGCGCGACGAGTACAGACGGCGTGCACTGGACTCGGCTGAGCAAGGAGCCCTTCCTGGCCAACGGGAAGCCCGGCGAGTGGAACTCCTCAGAGTCGGGCCACCCGGGCCTCTTCACCGACGAGGACGGCCGCACGTATCTGTTCTACCAGGGGAACAACGACCACGGCCGGACCTGGCTGCTGTCCTGCGTGGAGGTAGAGTGGGACAAGGGGAGGCCGATCCTGGCTCGCTGACGGAACGGTGGAGGGGAAAGGGACGAACTGCAGGGCAGCCCGAGCTATTGACAAGGCCGAGCAGCGCAGTATGATATTAGTTACCAAGGCCCCGTGATCCGAACTGTCTCCGTATGGAGCGCGTGCCTGCCGTTGGCAGGATAGGACACGGGGCCGCCTCTTTTCTACCCCCTTGGTCGGCCGAACTCCCAGACATCCTTCAAACGCGGCTCGAGCGCTCTGAGGTATAGGTCGCAGTCTTTCTTGTCCGGTCGATATGACCTGGCAATCCCGCTCGTCACTATGTCTGCGAGTTGCACCAGCACGTTGCCCTGACGCTTGGGGACGAAGCGCACCTCGTCGAACACCTCCAGACCGTCGCGGTGGCACTCTCGTCGCAGGTAGCTGACCATGCGTCTCAGTGACTCGCGCCCGGCCTCTCCGTCGACGAAGAGCTTGGCCTTCTCAATCGTGCCGAAGGAGTGCGTCAGCAGTTGCTTCACGGTGAAGTTGTAGAAGTGCTCGCCGCTTCGCCGGAGTTGGGTGCCCTCCCAGATCCGGTCCTTCTGCACTACGATGGCGCGGACCGAGAAGGGGCAGCCCTGGACTGCTTCAAGGAACCCGAGACGCCATTCGCGTTTCAGGTTCGCGAAGTGGAACTGGAAACCACGCCCTTTACCCAGCTGTTCACTGCGGAACCTGTGGATGCACTGCGCCGTTGTCTCCGCCTCCTGTGGGCCCGCCAGAACTACCGCAGCGACCACGAGAGTCGGCGATGAGCCCTTGCCGACCTTGAACCCGGCGTCTCCGGACTCATCCAGGTAGACCAGTTGACCCTCGGCCATGCGTCATCTCCCGTGTCATCGGTGGTCCTCCTCCCCCTCTGTCGTAGCCGGGCACCTTCCAGCACCAATAGGAGGTGACCTCTGTGCGATAGGGTCGTCGGCGCAGCGCTGCGAGGCGCAGGTCCGAGCGTCAGGAGCAGCGAACACACTGGGAGCGAAGGGGATGTGGCCGAGGCACGGGTGCCGCCAACGGGCCCATCGACAGGACGCCGAGCCCCTCCTTCATGGAGATCGACTACCTCCGCGTGTACGCGAAGTAGAACTTGCGGGCCAGTCCGACCTGGACCCAGGCGACCGCCTCAGGACCTCACCGGGAGACGATGCCAGATGCAGACGCACCGAGCCGTGCTGATGTCGCTGTCGCTCATGATGCTGTGCACCACAGGTGTCCTCGCCGCGCCCAGGGTGGCCGTCGTGTACTCCTCCTGGGGGAACTACGCCTTCCGTGACGAGTTCGACGCGCACCTGCAGAGGCTCGGCTGGGCCTTCGAGAAGTTCGAGAACAAGGACATCGCCAAGCTGATCCCGCGGCTAAGTGAGTTCGACATCGTGCTCGCGACGGCCGTCAGCAACTACGAGAACACGGTGGACATGACGCCCTTCAAGGACAGTTGGGTGCAGTTCCTCAGCCGCGGTGGCCTGCTGCTGATCACCGACGCCAGCTACGGCTCGGTGCTTGAGCAGTGGACCAACCGGCTCGGTGACCGTTTCGCTCTGACCACCAAGACCTGCGCTCGACACACGCGCGTGGGAACGGACCCCGACCGGCAGGACTTCGATCCGGCCGACACGATCCTGCACTCCCCGCAGGACCTGGCCGGCGAGCTGCAGTCACGGAGCACCTGGGCCCACATCGTCCCCCTGTCCAAGGAGTGGCATAGTCTCGTCGCCTGCGCCGACGATCAGAGCTTCT
This is a stretch of genomic DNA from Armatimonadia bacterium. It encodes these proteins:
- a CDS encoding metallophosphoesterase is translated as MRRLLLVLWLLSTACCLAHSADVVLGRPTADSITLSVLAVQDASGWVEYGRQAGTYGDRTPAQQFPAGQPVEVLLSSLQPDTGYFFRVQLGTAAPIEGSFHTQRPPGSTFTFEVQGDSHPERPQMFDDGLYRQTLRAAAADRPDFYVTIGDDFSVDRFRSVTAAQVEEVYRAQRGFLSLVGAPLFLVNGNHEQAALCNLDGTPNNVAVWAGSFRNKYFPEPAPDGFYTGDARPVEGVGLLRDYYAWTWGDALFVVLDPYWHSPQPVDNLFGTREKGPRDLWTVTLGEDQYRWFKQTLQQSKARYKFVFAHHVSGTGRGGIEQAGLYEWGGLNRRGVSEFAQRRPGWEAPIQQLMAGNGVTIFFQGHDHILVKQQLDGVIYQTLPLPADPYYTLYNRDAYLSGDALPGSGRVRVTVSPAKVTVAYVRSYLPKDETAEHKDGEVAYSYEVVPPR
- a CDS encoding metallophosphoesterase family protein, translating into MKWSLLVRWSMAACCLPLVLPTQAVSQSAPTQAAGTQALAPCFRTDVPAHPFDLILGRPTNTSVTASVLSYTQAEAYLEGGTRPGNYTVHSQTVQLPAGEPVSIVLQSLLPDTAYYYRLQRREGGGAFAASDEFHFHTQRPPGSTFTFTVIADSHLDERTDTALYQTTLRNALAEAPDFHLDLGDTFMAEKVRGLGEAIAPMYLAQRYYLGLLCRCAPLFFVTGNHDEVVGGQDTQAIELRRKHLPNPLPDGFYSGDRSAGTANYYAWTWGDALFVVLDPFTYSSGRIRTPQENWNRTLGEAQYRWLQRTLEASQARYKFVFLHNLVGGLDKDGRGGVEAAPYFEWGGHNLDGSDGFPERRPGWELPIHQLLVRHKVTAVFHGHDHFYARQELDGIVYQEVPQPGWVGGERVKEAAGYGYRSGQILPSSGHLHVKVTPGAATIDYVRSYLPAQEARGRKNGLVADSCRLTPIP
- a CDS encoding amidohydrolase family protein, encoding MDCHCHAYRKLPPIYSFSTAEQVIERFDALGIEKGALLPIVSPEIYLPQANEDILDMVEAYPDRFFAFCNIDPRAITNSSHAPLGRLLQHYKDLGCKGLGEVMPNLPVMDPMVQNLFAHAEEVGLPVTWDGSDQLTGDFGLYDDPGLPQMEHTLQRFPKLTVLGHGPVFWTEITRLQTPGERGYVFRPAGGQVGRMPSGPIKEEGVVPKLMRLYPNLYGDLSDASPWNALNRDPEYGPKFVTEFQDRLLFGTDLCFPTMRVDMVDLLVNWRDAGKITTEVFNKVARENAIKLFELE
- a CDS encoding family 43 glycosylhydrolase, giving the protein MPETPKMMFSDTSRLGRPFAKDPVVVRFGGRYLMYYSIPPYAPELKPKNGPEGLNIGIAESQDLYNWRKIGEIVPGQECDRTGLGAPGAIVLDGKLHLFYQTYGTGKHDAICHAVSTDGVDFTRDPSNPVFHPTGDWTCGRAIDADVIEHEGRLLMLCATRDPEMKRQMLVAAAAPLNSAFSRKDWVQLCDAPVLKPELSWEQDCIEAPALCRRGKDLFLFYAGAYNNAPQQIGCATSTDGVHWTRLSKEPFLANGKPGEWNSSESGHPGLFTDEDGRTYLFYQGNNDHGRTWLLSCVEVEWDKGRPILAR
- a CDS encoding DUF3800 domain-containing protein — its product is MAEGQLVYLDESGDAGFKVGKGSSPTLVVAAVVLAGPQEAETTAQCIHRFRSEQLGKGRGFQFHFANLKREWRLGFLEAVQGCPFSVRAIVVQKDRIWEGTQLRRSGEHFYNFTVKQLLTHSFGTIEKAKLFVDGEAGRESLRRMVSYLRRECHRDGLEVFDEVRFVPKRQGNVLVQLADIVTSGIARSYRPDKKDCDLYLRALEPRLKDVWEFGRPRG